Proteins from a single region of Halichoerus grypus chromosome 13, mHalGry1.hap1.1, whole genome shotgun sequence:
- the MBD1 gene encoding methyl-CpG-binding domain protein 1 isoform X10 translates to MAEDWLDCPALGPGWKRREVFRKSGATCGRSDTYYQSPTGDRIRSKVELTRYLGPACDLTLFDFKQGILCYPAPKPQSLAVPSRKRKKPSRPAKTRKRQVGPQKGEVRKEAPRDETKADADTAPASLPAPGCCENCGISFSGDGTRRQRLKTLCKDCRAQRIAFNREQRMFKRVGCGECAACRVTEDCGACSTCLLQLPHDVASGLFCKCEQRRCLRIVERSRGCGVCRGCQTREDCGRCRVCLRPPRPGLRRQWRCVQRRCLRHLAHRLRRHHQRCQRRPPLAVAPPAGKRSRRRGGCDSKMAARRRPPRAQPLPPVPPSQPPESPELQPYTNRRQNRKCGACAACLRRMDCGHCDFCCDKPKFGGSNQKRQKCRWRQCLQFAMKRLLPSVWAGSEDGAGPPPPYSRRKRPGSTRRPRLGQILKTSLTTPTARSGRAQTPMKQETGSGFVLPPPGTDLVFLREGASSPVQVPGPAAASTEALLQEAQCPGLSWVVALPQVKQEKADAQEDWTPGTAILTSPVLLSGCPSKAVDPGLPPVKQEPLDPEEDKEEESKDDSASDSAPEEEAGGAGTPVITEIFSLGGTRLRDTAVWLPSLQGRQSGREDGCKVWETEDTLARTSKSWNRRGWPRTHVGVSAPPTSMMWVSCRRSWCPSSQS, encoded by the exons ATGGCTGAGGACTGGCTGGACTGCCCAGCCTTGGGCCCTGGCTGGAAGCGCCGTGAGGTCTTTCGAAAGTCAGGTGCCACCTGTGGACGCTCAGACACCTATTACCAGAG CCCCACAGGAGACAGGATCCGAAGCAAAGTTGAGCTGACCCGATACCTGGGCCCTGCGTGCGACCTCACCCTCTTCGACTTCAAACAAGGCATTCTGTGTTATCCAGCCCCCAAG CCCCAGTCCTTAGCTGTCCCTAGCAGGAAGCGGAAGAAGCCTTCACGACCAGCCAAGACTCGGAAACGTCAGGTTGGACCCCAGAAGGGTGAGGTCAGGAAGGAGGCCCCAAGAGATGAGACCAAGGCTGATGCCGACACAGCCCCAGCTTCACTCCCTGCTCCTGG GTGCTGTGAGAACTGTGGAATCAGCTTCTCAGGAGATGGTACCCGAAGACAGCGGCTCAAGACATTATGCAAGGACTGCCGAG cACAGAGAATTGCTTTCAACCGGGAGCAAAGGATGTTTAAG CGTGTGGGCTGCGGGGAGTGCGCGGCCTGCCGGGTAACCGAGGACTGCGGGGCCTGCTCCACCTGCCTTCTGCAGTTGCCCCATGATGTGGCCTCGGGGCTGTTCTGCAAGTGTGAGCAGAGACGGTGCCTCCGGATTGTGGAAAGG AGCCGAGGGTGTGGAGTGTGCCGGGGCTGTCAGACCCGAGAGGACTGTGGCCGTTGTCGAGTCTGCCTTCGCCCTCCCCGCCCTGGTCTCAGGCGCCAGTGGAGGTGTGTCCAGCGGCGCTGCTTACGG CACCTTGCCCACCGTCTCCGTCGCCACCATCAGCGATGTCAACGACGCCCTCCCCTagctgtggctccccctgct GGTAAACGTAGCCGCCGCAGAGGAGGCTGTGACTCCAAGATGGCTGCTCGGCGGCGCCCCCCGCGAGCCCAGCCACTGCCTCCAGTTCCCCCATCACAGCCTCCAGAGTCCCCAGAGCTG CAGCCTTACACGAATCGTCGGCAGAACCGCAAGTGTGGGGCCTGTGCAGCCTGCCTACGCCGGATGGACTGTGGCCACTGCGACTTCTGCTGTGACAAGCCCAAATTTGGGGGCAGCAACCAGAAGCGTCAGAAGTGTCGTTGGCGCCAATGCCTGCAGTTTGCCATg AAGCGTCTGCTGCCTAGTGTCTGGGCAGGATCTGAGGATGGGGCAGGGCCGCCCCCACCTTACTCTCGTCGAAAGAGACCTGGCTCTACTCGACGGCCCCGTCTGGGGCAGATACTGAAGACCTCCTTGACCACACCCACAGCCCGATCAGGCCGTGCCCAGACTCCAATGAAACAGGAAACAGGCAGTGGCTTTGTGCTACCCCCACCTGGCACCGACCTTGTGTTCTTACGGGAAGGTGCAAGCAGTCCTGTGCAGGTGCCTGGCCCTGCTGCAGCTTCCACAGAAGCCCTGTTGCAG GAGGCCCAGTGCCCTGGCCTGAGTTGGGTTGTGGCCTTACCCCAGGTGAAGCAAGAGAAGGCGGATGCCCAGGAAGACTGGACACCGGGCACAGCCATCCTGACTTCTCCTGTATTGCTGTCTGGCTGCCCCAGCAAG GCAGTAGACCCAGGCCTGCCACCTGTGAAACAAGAGCCACTGGACCCTGAGGAGGACAAGGAGGAAGAGAGCAAGGATGACTCCGCCTCCGACTCGGCaccagaggaggaggcaggaggggctggcaCACCCGTG ATCACCGAGATTTTCAGCCTGGGTGGAACCCGCCTCCGGGACACAGCAGTCTGGTTGCCAAG TCTGCAGGGCAGGCAATCGGGAAGGGAAGATGGATGTAAAGTGTGGGAGACGGAGGACACTTTGGCGCGCACGAGCAAGAGCTGGAACCGGCGAGGATGGCCTAGAACCCATGTCGGTGTCTCAGCACCTCCAACTTCGATGATGTGGGTGTCCTGCAGAAGAAGCTGGTGCCCTTCATCACAGAGTTAA
- the MBD1 gene encoding methyl-CpG-binding domain protein 1 isoform X42, with translation MAEDWLDCPALGPGWKRREVFRKSGATCGRSDTYYQSPTGDRIRSKVELTRYLGPACDLTLFDFKQGILCYPAPKPQSLAVPSRKRKKPSRPAKTRKRQVGPQKGEVRKEAPRDETKADADTAPASLPAPGCCENCGISFSGDGTRRQRLKTLCKDCRAQRIAFNREQRMFKRVGCGECAACRVTEDCGACSTCLLQLPHDVASGLFCKCEQRRCLRIVERSRGCGVCRGCQTREDCGRCRVCLRPPRPGLRRQWRCVQRRCLRHLAHRLRRHHQRCQRRPPLAVAPPAGKRSRRRGGCDSKMAARRRPPRAQPLPPVPPSQPPESPELHPRALAPSPPAEFIYYCVDEDELQPYTNRRQNRKCGACAACLRRMDCGHCDFCCDKPKFGGSNQKRQKCRWRQCLQFAMKRLLPSVWAGSEDGAGPPPPYSRRKRPGSTRRPRLGQILKTSLTTPTARSGRAQTPMKQETGSGFVLPPPGTDLVFLREGASSPVQVPGPAAASTEALLQEAQCPGLSWVVALPQVKQEKADAQEDWTPGTAILTSPVLLSGCPSKAVDPGLPPVKQEPLDPEEDKEEESKDDSASDSAPEEEAGGAGTPVITEIFSLGGTRLRDTAVWLPRSKDLKKPGARKQ, from the exons ATGGCTGAGGACTGGCTGGACTGCCCAGCCTTGGGCCCTGGCTGGAAGCGCCGTGAGGTCTTTCGAAAGTCAGGTGCCACCTGTGGACGCTCAGACACCTATTACCAGAG CCCCACAGGAGACAGGATCCGAAGCAAAGTTGAGCTGACCCGATACCTGGGCCCTGCGTGCGACCTCACCCTCTTCGACTTCAAACAAGGCATTCTGTGTTATCCAGCCCCCAAG CCCCAGTCCTTAGCTGTCCCTAGCAGGAAGCGGAAGAAGCCTTCACGACCAGCCAAGACTCGGAAACGTCAGGTTGGACCCCAGAAGGGTGAGGTCAGGAAGGAGGCCCCAAGAGATGAGACCAAGGCTGATGCCGACACAGCCCCAGCTTCACTCCCTGCTCCTGG GTGCTGTGAGAACTGTGGAATCAGCTTCTCAGGAGATGGTACCCGAAGACAGCGGCTCAAGACATTATGCAAGGACTGCCGAG cACAGAGAATTGCTTTCAACCGGGAGCAAAGGATGTTTAAG CGTGTGGGCTGCGGGGAGTGCGCGGCCTGCCGGGTAACCGAGGACTGCGGGGCCTGCTCCACCTGCCTTCTGCAGTTGCCCCATGATGTGGCCTCGGGGCTGTTCTGCAAGTGTGAGCAGAGACGGTGCCTCCGGATTGTGGAAAGG AGCCGAGGGTGTGGAGTGTGCCGGGGCTGTCAGACCCGAGAGGACTGTGGCCGTTGTCGAGTCTGCCTTCGCCCTCCCCGCCCTGGTCTCAGGCGCCAGTGGAGGTGTGTCCAGCGGCGCTGCTTACGG CACCTTGCCCACCGTCTCCGTCGCCACCATCAGCGATGTCAACGACGCCCTCCCCTagctgtggctccccctgct GGTAAACGTAGCCGCCGCAGAGGAGGCTGTGACTCCAAGATGGCTGCTCGGCGGCGCCCCCCGCGAGCCCAGCCACTGCCTCCAGTTCCCCCATCACAGCCTCCAGAGTCCCCAGAGCTG CACCCCAGAGCCCTGGCCCCCTCGCCACCTGCCGAGTTCATCTATTACTGTGTAGACGAGGACGAGCTA CAGCCTTACACGAATCGTCGGCAGAACCGCAAGTGTGGGGCCTGTGCAGCCTGCCTACGCCGGATGGACTGTGGCCACTGCGACTTCTGCTGTGACAAGCCCAAATTTGGGGGCAGCAACCAGAAGCGTCAGAAGTGTCGTTGGCGCCAATGCCTGCAGTTTGCCATg AAGCGTCTGCTGCCTAGTGTCTGGGCAGGATCTGAGGATGGGGCAGGGCCGCCCCCACCTTACTCTCGTCGAAAGAGACCTGGCTCTACTCGACGGCCCCGTCTGGGGCAGATACTGAAGACCTCCTTGACCACACCCACAGCCCGATCAGGCCGTGCCCAGACTCCAATGAAACAGGAAACAGGCAGTGGCTTTGTGCTACCCCCACCTGGCACCGACCTTGTGTTCTTACGGGAAGGTGCAAGCAGTCCTGTGCAGGTGCCTGGCCCTGCTGCAGCTTCCACAGAAGCCCTGTTGCAG GAGGCCCAGTGCCCTGGCCTGAGTTGGGTTGTGGCCTTACCCCAGGTGAAGCAAGAGAAGGCGGATGCCCAGGAAGACTGGACACCGGGCACAGCCATCCTGACTTCTCCTGTATTGCTGTCTGGCTGCCCCAGCAAG GCAGTAGACCCAGGCCTGCCACCTGTGAAACAAGAGCCACTGGACCCTGAGGAGGACAAGGAGGAAGAGAGCAAGGATGACTCCGCCTCCGACTCGGCaccagaggaggaggcaggaggggctggcaCACCCGTG ATCACCGAGATTTTCAGCCTGGGTGGAACCCGCCTCCGGGACACAGCAGTCTGGTTGCCAAG GTCCAAGGACCTTAAAAAACCTGGAGCTAGAAAGCAGTAG
- the MBD1 gene encoding methyl-CpG-binding domain protein 1 isoform X36, with protein MAEDWLDCPALGPGWKRREVFRKSGATCGRSDTYYQSPTGDRIRSKVELTRYLGPACDLTLFDFKQGILCYPAPKPQSLAVPSRKRKKPSRPAKTRKRQVGPQKGEVRKEAPRDETKADADTAPASLPAPGCCENCGISFSGDGTRRQRLKTLCKDCRAQRIAFNREQRMFKRVGCGECAACRVTEDCGACSTCLLQLPHDVASGLFCKCEQRRCLRIVERSRGCGVCRGCQTREDCGRCRVCLRPPRPGLRRQWRCVQRRCLRGKRSRRRGGCDSKMAARRRPPRAQPLPPVPPSQPPESPELHPRALAPSPPAEFIYYCVDEDELQPYTNRRQNRKCGACAACLRRMDCGHCDFCCDKPKFGGSNQKRQKCRWRQCLQFAMKRLLPSVWAGSEDGAGPPPPYSRRKRPGSTRRPRLGQILKTSLTTPTARSGRAQTPMKQETGSGFVLPPPGTDLVFLREGASSPVQVPGPAAASTEALLQVKQEKADAQEDWTPGTAILTSPVLLSGCPSKAVDPGLPPVKQEPLDPEEDKEEESKDDSASDSAPEEEAGGAGTPVITEIFSLGGTRLRDTAVWLPRSKDLKKPGARKQ; from the exons ATGGCTGAGGACTGGCTGGACTGCCCAGCCTTGGGCCCTGGCTGGAAGCGCCGTGAGGTCTTTCGAAAGTCAGGTGCCACCTGTGGACGCTCAGACACCTATTACCAGAG CCCCACAGGAGACAGGATCCGAAGCAAAGTTGAGCTGACCCGATACCTGGGCCCTGCGTGCGACCTCACCCTCTTCGACTTCAAACAAGGCATTCTGTGTTATCCAGCCCCCAAG CCCCAGTCCTTAGCTGTCCCTAGCAGGAAGCGGAAGAAGCCTTCACGACCAGCCAAGACTCGGAAACGTCAGGTTGGACCCCAGAAGGGTGAGGTCAGGAAGGAGGCCCCAAGAGATGAGACCAAGGCTGATGCCGACACAGCCCCAGCTTCACTCCCTGCTCCTGG GTGCTGTGAGAACTGTGGAATCAGCTTCTCAGGAGATGGTACCCGAAGACAGCGGCTCAAGACATTATGCAAGGACTGCCGAG cACAGAGAATTGCTTTCAACCGGGAGCAAAGGATGTTTAAG CGTGTGGGCTGCGGGGAGTGCGCGGCCTGCCGGGTAACCGAGGACTGCGGGGCCTGCTCCACCTGCCTTCTGCAGTTGCCCCATGATGTGGCCTCGGGGCTGTTCTGCAAGTGTGAGCAGAGACGGTGCCTCCGGATTGTGGAAAGG AGCCGAGGGTGTGGAGTGTGCCGGGGCTGTCAGACCCGAGAGGACTGTGGCCGTTGTCGAGTCTGCCTTCGCCCTCCCCGCCCTGGTCTCAGGCGCCAGTGGAGGTGTGTCCAGCGGCGCTGCTTACGG GGTAAACGTAGCCGCCGCAGAGGAGGCTGTGACTCCAAGATGGCTGCTCGGCGGCGCCCCCCGCGAGCCCAGCCACTGCCTCCAGTTCCCCCATCACAGCCTCCAGAGTCCCCAGAGCTG CACCCCAGAGCCCTGGCCCCCTCGCCACCTGCCGAGTTCATCTATTACTGTGTAGACGAGGACGAGCTA CAGCCTTACACGAATCGTCGGCAGAACCGCAAGTGTGGGGCCTGTGCAGCCTGCCTACGCCGGATGGACTGTGGCCACTGCGACTTCTGCTGTGACAAGCCCAAATTTGGGGGCAGCAACCAGAAGCGTCAGAAGTGTCGTTGGCGCCAATGCCTGCAGTTTGCCATg AAGCGTCTGCTGCCTAGTGTCTGGGCAGGATCTGAGGATGGGGCAGGGCCGCCCCCACCTTACTCTCGTCGAAAGAGACCTGGCTCTACTCGACGGCCCCGTCTGGGGCAGATACTGAAGACCTCCTTGACCACACCCACAGCCCGATCAGGCCGTGCCCAGACTCCAATGAAACAGGAAACAGGCAGTGGCTTTGTGCTACCCCCACCTGGCACCGACCTTGTGTTCTTACGGGAAGGTGCAAGCAGTCCTGTGCAGGTGCCTGGCCCTGCTGCAGCTTCCACAGAAGCCCTGTTGCAG GTGAAGCAAGAGAAGGCGGATGCCCAGGAAGACTGGACACCGGGCACAGCCATCCTGACTTCTCCTGTATTGCTGTCTGGCTGCCCCAGCAAG GCAGTAGACCCAGGCCTGCCACCTGTGAAACAAGAGCCACTGGACCCTGAGGAGGACAAGGAGGAAGAGAGCAAGGATGACTCCGCCTCCGACTCGGCaccagaggaggaggcaggaggggctggcaCACCCGTG ATCACCGAGATTTTCAGCCTGGGTGGAACCCGCCTCCGGGACACAGCAGTCTGGTTGCCAAG GTCCAAGGACCTTAAAAAACCTGGAGCTAGAAAGCAGTAG
- the MBD1 gene encoding methyl-CpG-binding domain protein 1 isoform X31: MAEDWLDCPALGPGWKRREVFRKSGATCGRSDTYYQSPTGDRIRSKVELTRYLGPACDLTLFDFKQGILCYPAPKPQSLAVPSRKRKKPSRPAKTRKRQVGPQKGEVRKEAPRDETKADADTAPASLPAPGCCENCGISFSGDGTRRQRLKTLCKDCRAQRIAFNREQRMFKRVGCGECAACRVTEDCGACSTCLLQLPHDVASGLFCKCEQRRCLRIVERSRGCGVCRGCQTREDCGRCRVCLRPPRPGLRRQWRCVQRRCLRHLAHRLRRHHQRCQRRPPLAVAPPAGKRSRRRGGCDSKMAARRRPPRAQPLPPVPPSQPPESPELQPYTNRRQNRKCGACAACLRRMDCGHCDFCCDKPKFGGSNQKRQKCRWRQCLQFAMKRLLPSVWAGSEDGAGPPPPYSRRKRPGSTRRPRLGQILKTSLTTPTARSGRAQTPMKQETGSGFVLPPPGTDLVFLREGASSPVQVPGPAAASTEALLQEAQCPGLSWVVALPQVKQEKADAQEDWTPGTAILTSPVLLSGCPSKAVDPGLPPVKQEPLDPEEDKEEESKDDSASDSAPEEEAGGAGTPVITEIFSLGGTRLRDTAVWLPRSKDLKKPGARKQ; this comes from the exons ATGGCTGAGGACTGGCTGGACTGCCCAGCCTTGGGCCCTGGCTGGAAGCGCCGTGAGGTCTTTCGAAAGTCAGGTGCCACCTGTGGACGCTCAGACACCTATTACCAGAG CCCCACAGGAGACAGGATCCGAAGCAAAGTTGAGCTGACCCGATACCTGGGCCCTGCGTGCGACCTCACCCTCTTCGACTTCAAACAAGGCATTCTGTGTTATCCAGCCCCCAAG CCCCAGTCCTTAGCTGTCCCTAGCAGGAAGCGGAAGAAGCCTTCACGACCAGCCAAGACTCGGAAACGTCAGGTTGGACCCCAGAAGGGTGAGGTCAGGAAGGAGGCCCCAAGAGATGAGACCAAGGCTGATGCCGACACAGCCCCAGCTTCACTCCCTGCTCCTGG GTGCTGTGAGAACTGTGGAATCAGCTTCTCAGGAGATGGTACCCGAAGACAGCGGCTCAAGACATTATGCAAGGACTGCCGAG cACAGAGAATTGCTTTCAACCGGGAGCAAAGGATGTTTAAG CGTGTGGGCTGCGGGGAGTGCGCGGCCTGCCGGGTAACCGAGGACTGCGGGGCCTGCTCCACCTGCCTTCTGCAGTTGCCCCATGATGTGGCCTCGGGGCTGTTCTGCAAGTGTGAGCAGAGACGGTGCCTCCGGATTGTGGAAAGG AGCCGAGGGTGTGGAGTGTGCCGGGGCTGTCAGACCCGAGAGGACTGTGGCCGTTGTCGAGTCTGCCTTCGCCCTCCCCGCCCTGGTCTCAGGCGCCAGTGGAGGTGTGTCCAGCGGCGCTGCTTACGG CACCTTGCCCACCGTCTCCGTCGCCACCATCAGCGATGTCAACGACGCCCTCCCCTagctgtggctccccctgct GGTAAACGTAGCCGCCGCAGAGGAGGCTGTGACTCCAAGATGGCTGCTCGGCGGCGCCCCCCGCGAGCCCAGCCACTGCCTCCAGTTCCCCCATCACAGCCTCCAGAGTCCCCAGAGCTG CAGCCTTACACGAATCGTCGGCAGAACCGCAAGTGTGGGGCCTGTGCAGCCTGCCTACGCCGGATGGACTGTGGCCACTGCGACTTCTGCTGTGACAAGCCCAAATTTGGGGGCAGCAACCAGAAGCGTCAGAAGTGTCGTTGGCGCCAATGCCTGCAGTTTGCCATg AAGCGTCTGCTGCCTAGTGTCTGGGCAGGATCTGAGGATGGGGCAGGGCCGCCCCCACCTTACTCTCGTCGAAAGAGACCTGGCTCTACTCGACGGCCCCGTCTGGGGCAGATACTGAAGACCTCCTTGACCACACCCACAGCCCGATCAGGCCGTGCCCAGACTCCAATGAAACAGGAAACAGGCAGTGGCTTTGTGCTACCCCCACCTGGCACCGACCTTGTGTTCTTACGGGAAGGTGCAAGCAGTCCTGTGCAGGTGCCTGGCCCTGCTGCAGCTTCCACAGAAGCCCTGTTGCAG GAGGCCCAGTGCCCTGGCCTGAGTTGGGTTGTGGCCTTACCCCAGGTGAAGCAAGAGAAGGCGGATGCCCAGGAAGACTGGACACCGGGCACAGCCATCCTGACTTCTCCTGTATTGCTGTCTGGCTGCCCCAGCAAG GCAGTAGACCCAGGCCTGCCACCTGTGAAACAAGAGCCACTGGACCCTGAGGAGGACAAGGAGGAAGAGAGCAAGGATGACTCCGCCTCCGACTCGGCaccagaggaggaggcaggaggggctggcaCACCCGTG ATCACCGAGATTTTCAGCCTGGGTGGAACCCGCCTCCGGGACACAGCAGTCTGGTTGCCAAG GTCCAAGGACCTTAAAAAACCTGGAGCTAGAAAGCAGTAG
- the MBD1 gene encoding methyl-CpG-binding domain protein 1 isoform X20 — protein MAEDWLDCPALGPGWKRREVFRKSGATCGRSDTYYQSPTGDRIRSKVELTRYLGPACDLTLFDFKQGILCYPAPKPQSLAVPSRKRKKPSRPAKTRKRQVGPQKGEVRKEAPRDETKADADTAPASLPAPGCCENCGISFSGDGTRRQRLKTLCKDCRAQRIAFNREQRMFKRVGCGECAACRVTEDCGACSTCLLQLPHDVASGLFCKCEQRRCLRIVERSRGCGVCRGCQTREDCGRCRVCLRPPRPGLRRQWRCVQRRCLRGKRSRRRGGCDSKMAARRRPPRAQPLPPVPPSQPPESPELPYTNRRQNRKCGACAACLRRMDCGHCDFCCDKPKFGGSNQKRQKCRWRQCLQFAMKRLLPSVWAGSEDGAGPPPPYSRRKRPGSTRRPRLGQILKTSLTTPTARSGRAQTPMKQETGSGFVLPPPGTDLVFLREGASSPVQVPGPAAASTEALLQEAQCPGLSWVVALPQVKQEKADAQEDWTPGTAILTSPVLLSGCPSKVGAVDPGLPPVKQEPLDPEEDKEEESKDDSASDSAPEEEAGGAGTPVITEIFSLGGTRLRDTAVWLPSLQGRQSGREDGCKVWETEDTLARTSKSWNRRGWPRTHVGVSAPPTSMMWVSCRRSWCPSSQS, from the exons ATGGCTGAGGACTGGCTGGACTGCCCAGCCTTGGGCCCTGGCTGGAAGCGCCGTGAGGTCTTTCGAAAGTCAGGTGCCACCTGTGGACGCTCAGACACCTATTACCAGAG CCCCACAGGAGACAGGATCCGAAGCAAAGTTGAGCTGACCCGATACCTGGGCCCTGCGTGCGACCTCACCCTCTTCGACTTCAAACAAGGCATTCTGTGTTATCCAGCCCCCAAG CCCCAGTCCTTAGCTGTCCCTAGCAGGAAGCGGAAGAAGCCTTCACGACCAGCCAAGACTCGGAAACGTCAGGTTGGACCCCAGAAGGGTGAGGTCAGGAAGGAGGCCCCAAGAGATGAGACCAAGGCTGATGCCGACACAGCCCCAGCTTCACTCCCTGCTCCTGG GTGCTGTGAGAACTGTGGAATCAGCTTCTCAGGAGATGGTACCCGAAGACAGCGGCTCAAGACATTATGCAAGGACTGCCGAG cACAGAGAATTGCTTTCAACCGGGAGCAAAGGATGTTTAAG CGTGTGGGCTGCGGGGAGTGCGCGGCCTGCCGGGTAACCGAGGACTGCGGGGCCTGCTCCACCTGCCTTCTGCAGTTGCCCCATGATGTGGCCTCGGGGCTGTTCTGCAAGTGTGAGCAGAGACGGTGCCTCCGGATTGTGGAAAGG AGCCGAGGGTGTGGAGTGTGCCGGGGCTGTCAGACCCGAGAGGACTGTGGCCGTTGTCGAGTCTGCCTTCGCCCTCCCCGCCCTGGTCTCAGGCGCCAGTGGAGGTGTGTCCAGCGGCGCTGCTTACGG GGTAAACGTAGCCGCCGCAGAGGAGGCTGTGACTCCAAGATGGCTGCTCGGCGGCGCCCCCCGCGAGCCCAGCCACTGCCTCCAGTTCCCCCATCACAGCCTCCAGAGTCCCCAGAGCTG CCTTACACGAATCGTCGGCAGAACCGCAAGTGTGGGGCCTGTGCAGCCTGCCTACGCCGGATGGACTGTGGCCACTGCGACTTCTGCTGTGACAAGCCCAAATTTGGGGGCAGCAACCAGAAGCGTCAGAAGTGTCGTTGGCGCCAATGCCTGCAGTTTGCCATg AAGCGTCTGCTGCCTAGTGTCTGGGCAGGATCTGAGGATGGGGCAGGGCCGCCCCCACCTTACTCTCGTCGAAAGAGACCTGGCTCTACTCGACGGCCCCGTCTGGGGCAGATACTGAAGACCTCCTTGACCACACCCACAGCCCGATCAGGCCGTGCCCAGACTCCAATGAAACAGGAAACAGGCAGTGGCTTTGTGCTACCCCCACCTGGCACCGACCTTGTGTTCTTACGGGAAGGTGCAAGCAGTCCTGTGCAGGTGCCTGGCCCTGCTGCAGCTTCCACAGAAGCCCTGTTGCAG GAGGCCCAGTGCCCTGGCCTGAGTTGGGTTGTGGCCTTACCCCAGGTGAAGCAAGAGAAGGCGGATGCCCAGGAAGACTGGACACCGGGCACAGCCATCCTGACTTCTCCTGTATTGCTGTCTGGCTGCCCCAGCAAGGTGGGG GCAGTAGACCCAGGCCTGCCACCTGTGAAACAAGAGCCACTGGACCCTGAGGAGGACAAGGAGGAAGAGAGCAAGGATGACTCCGCCTCCGACTCGGCaccagaggaggaggcaggaggggctggcaCACCCGTG ATCACCGAGATTTTCAGCCTGGGTGGAACCCGCCTCCGGGACACAGCAGTCTGGTTGCCAAG TCTGCAGGGCAGGCAATCGGGAAGGGAAGATGGATGTAAAGTGTGGGAGACGGAGGACACTTTGGCGCGCACGAGCAAGAGCTGGAACCGGCGAGGATGGCCTAGAACCCATGTCGGTGTCTCAGCACCTCCAACTTCGATGATGTGGGTGTCCTGCAGAAGAAGCTGGTGCCCTTCATCACAGAGTTAA